The following proteins are encoded in a genomic region of Anaerolineae bacterium:
- a CDS encoding CTP synthase, with the protein MEEIIQPKYIFFTGGVVSSVGKGVTAAAIGRLLKERGFKVAVQKLDPYINVDPGTMSPYQHGEVFVLDDGAETDLDLGHYERFIDVSLNRVCNVTTGQVYAEIIAKERRGDFLGGTIQVIPHITNEIKRRIALVAKTTGAEIVLVEIGGTVGDIESLPFLEAIRQMRKDIGRENTLYIHVTWLPYIEATCELKTKPTQHSVRELRSIGISPDIIVPRSDHPVDDDLVDKIALFCDVESKAIFPMVTTPILYEVPLLLEKMGAGDYVLSRLGLQARQKPDWSEWNALIQRVRAPKPTLKVALVGKYVELHDAYLSVREAVKHAALHIGVEVDLAWVHSSDLEKGKGWEVLNEVDGIIVPGGFGSRGTEGKIQAARYARENKVPYLGLCLGMQLMVVEFGRHVLGSDHVNSTEFDRSTPHPVIDLMPDQRDIADMGGTMRLGLYPCRLVPNTRAAQAYARFSERSIIYERHRHRFEFNNAYRELFSQHGMVFSGISPDGKLVEIAELADHPFMLGTQFHPEFLSRPNRPHPLFVAFIEAVRERAFRAKDANTLTPTVQENGDGQNRISTTEVVRTE; encoded by the coding sequence ATGGAAGAAATCATTCAACCCAAATATATCTTCTTTACCGGCGGCGTTGTCAGTTCGGTAGGTAAAGGCGTCACTGCGGCGGCTATTGGGCGTTTGCTCAAAGAACGGGGATTCAAAGTCGCTGTGCAAAAGCTCGATCCTTATATTAACGTCGATCCAGGTACCATGAGCCCTTATCAACACGGAGAAGTTTTTGTTCTCGATGATGGAGCAGAGACAGACCTGGATTTGGGGCATTACGAACGTTTCATCGACGTCAGCCTGAACCGCGTTTGCAACGTCACTACCGGTCAGGTATATGCCGAAATCATCGCCAAAGAACGGCGAGGAGATTTTCTGGGCGGCACGATTCAAGTTATCCCCCATATTACAAATGAGATCAAGCGGCGCATTGCTTTAGTGGCAAAGACAACGGGGGCTGAGATCGTTTTGGTGGAAATCGGCGGCACGGTTGGCGACATCGAGTCCCTGCCCTTCCTGGAAGCGATTCGCCAGATGCGCAAAGATATCGGGCGCGAGAACACCCTGTACATCCACGTAACCTGGCTTCCCTATATCGAAGCTACCTGTGAATTAAAGACTAAACCCACCCAGCACTCCGTCCGGGAATTACGCTCCATTGGAATTTCTCCCGATATTATCGTGCCTCGTTCTGATCACCCGGTGGATGACGATCTGGTGGATAAGATTGCCCTGTTTTGCGACGTAGAAAGCAAAGCAATTTTTCCCATGGTTACAACCCCGATTCTCTACGAAGTACCCCTGCTCCTTGAGAAGATGGGTGCCGGTGATTACGTCCTGAGTCGCTTAGGGCTACAAGCCCGTCAAAAACCGGATTGGAGCGAATGGAATGCGCTGATCCAAAGAGTGCGCGCCCCCAAGCCAACCCTCAAGGTTGCCCTGGTCGGGAAATATGTCGAACTCCACGACGCCTACCTGAGCGTGCGGGAAGCGGTCAAACATGCTGCCTTGCACATTGGGGTGGAAGTTGATCTTGCCTGGGTACATTCCTCGGACCTCGAAAAAGGCAAAGGCTGGGAGGTGTTAAACGAAGTAGATGGCATTATTGTGCCCGGCGGCTTTGGCAGTCGCGGCACGGAAGGGAAAATCCAGGCAGCTCGCTATGCCCGGGAAAACAAAGTGCCTTACCTGGGATTGTGCCTGGGAATGCAATTGATGGTTGTGGAATTCGGTCGGCATGTATTGGGGAGTGACCACGTCAACTCGACCGAATTTGACCGTTCTACCCCCCATCCAGTGATCGACCTGATGCCCGACCAGCGTGATATCGCGGATATGGGCGGCACGATGCGGCTGGGTTTGTATCCCTGTCGTTTAGTGCCCAATACCAGAGCAGCTCAGGCTTACGCCAGATTTAGCGAGAGAAGTATCATCTATGAACGTCACAGACATCGCTTCGAGTTCAACAACGCCTATCGCGAGCTGTTCTCGCAACATGGAATGGTCTTCTCGGGCATCTCGCCTGACGGGAAACTGGTCGAGATCGCCGAGCTAGCCGATCATCCCTTCATGCTTGGTACGCAATTCCACCCTGAGTTCCTCTCGCGCCCCAACCGCCCACACCCCCTCTTCGTCGCTTTTATCGAGGCTGTGCGAGAGCGTGCTTTCAGAGCTAAGGATGCAAACACCCTCACCCCAACCGTCCAGGAGAACGGAGATGGTCA